GATGCCGTCAGACGCTTCGAGGATTTCGTCGAAATTGTTCAGGCCTTCCTGGTTTTCGATCTTGGAGATGATCTGGATCTTCTCGCCGCCGTGGGCTTTCAGGTGCTCACGGATTTCAACGACGTCAGAACGTTTACGGATAAAGGAAGCAGCAACAAAGTCAACGCCTTGCTCGCAACCGAAGATCAGGTCCTGTTTGTCTTTTTCAGCCAGCGCCGGCAGGGCGATGGAAACGCCAGGCAGGTTAACGCCTTTGTTCTCGCCGAGGTCGCCGTTGTTCAGTACTTTACAGACAACTTTGTTACCTTCGATTGCGGTGACTTCCATACCGATCAGACCATCGTCTACCAGTACGGTGTTGCCAACGCTCAGGTCGCTGGTGAAACCTTCATAGGTCACAGCAACGATATCGTTATTACCGACAACGGTTTTATCGGTGGTGAAGGTGAACGTCTGACCGGCTTTCAGGGAAACGTCGTTACCGCCTTCCAGCTTAATGGTACGAATTTCCGGACCTTTGGTATCCAGCAGGATAGCCGCTTTCTTACCGGTTTTACTCATCACATTGCGCAGGTTCTGGATGCGCTGACCGTGTTCCGCATAGTCACCGTGAGAGAAGTTCAGACGCATGACGTTCATGCCCGCGTCCAGCATTTTGGTTAACATCTCTTCAGATTCGGTTTTCGGACCGATGGTGCAAACAATTTTGGTCTTTTTCATGACAGTTTTAGTCTTTAAGTTGTGAAGGATAAGGATAGGGGATTCTCACTCCGTGGGCGCACTGCCATGGAGTTAAACCTGTATTACGAAAGTTGCTATGCCACGCTCTAAGGATAGGTGACAACATTAGAGCGTGCAGAAGAAAGTGTGCTGGCGGTTCAGCCCATGAAAAGAGGCAATGTGTTATGCGTTTAGTCATGCAATCCAATGCGCTGAAACCATTCAATAAGAATTTGCTGGGCATTATACGTTGCCAAATCCAAAAAAGAAAATGAAAACCATGTTTCATTTCTATAGCCATACACTTAACAAAAAGCAAACTAATCCTATGATTATCTGCAACACGTTTTTTCACCAGCTGACAAGATAAATAGCGCGAAAACGCGGATTTATTCACAAGTTTTGCAGAGAAAATCATCTACTGGCCAGCAAAAGCGGCACTGGTTTGATTTATCCAGAAAATATATCAATAATGATTTGATTGATAATGAAAATTTGTGAGCCAAATATAATGGGAAATAAAGCGAAAGACGACGAACTGTACCAGGAAATGTGTCGAGTAGTCGGTAAAGTCGTGCTTGAAATGCGCGATTTGGGCCAGGAGCCGAAACATATCGTTATCGCCGGCGTCCTGCGCACCGCTCTGGCTAACTCTCATGTTCAGCGTTCCGAACTGACGCAGGAAGCGATGGCGAAAGTTGTCCATGCTCTTTCTGGAAACTAGCCGTTCCTGCGCGCTGCCTTTTCGCTTCAGGAAATCACGAAGCGAACCACCGCTTTGACGGCAATATCGCAGTGATGTGTGACCATCGCTTCATCATCAATTTCCGGCAACGGATCGTCGAGATACAGGCTGCTGAAGGTATAAAAGTTTGATACCTGATAAAAGCTAAAGCTGCTGATCAGCCGATGCACATCGCGCGCTTCCAGTCCTGCCTGAAACACCCCTTGCTGCTGGCCGCGCTGAAGAATGTCTTCCAGAATCGACAGGGCGGTGCGGTTTAGCGGTTTTAACTGACCAGAATTTTTTAGCCATTTCCCGCGCTGCATATTTTCCATACAGATCACCCGCATATAGTCGGCGTGCGTAGCGTGATAGCGTACGCTCCACTTCACCAGTTGCACCAGCGCCTCGACCGGCGGCACGTTTTCCAGCCCAAGCTGCTGCTCGGTTTCGCGAATACGTGCATAGATGTGCTGGAGCACCGCCTGATAGAGTTGCTCTTTGGTCTTGAAGTAATAAACCACCATCCTTTTCGTGGTCTGCGCTTCGGTGGCGATCTGTTCCATTCGCGCACCTGACAATCCATGTTCCGCGAAAACGGTAATGGCAGCGGCAAAGATCCGCTCTTTGAGGGATTGTGCTTCATCGTGAGCAACGGCGGACATAACGGCTCCTTTTTAATAAGATGCAAAAAATACACATATTGATCACAATTTAGCAACCTATCATGGCGCAATTGAACCAAATGATACATATTCAGGTCTTAGGTCAGCTAATGACACGAGGACTCTATGCTGCGCTCAATCGCCACCGTCTCTATCTCCGGTACTTTACCCGAAAAGCTGCACGCGATTGCCGCGGCGGGTTATCAGGGCGTCGAAATCTTCGAAAACGATCTGCTCTATTATACGGGTACGCCGAGCGATATCCGTCATCTGGCCGCTGATTTAGGGCTAAAAATCACGCTTTTTCAACCCTTTCGTGATTTTGAAGGCGCCAGCCGCAGTCAGTTCGAAGCGAATCTGGAACGTGCAAAGCACAAATTCGCGCTAATGCATGAACTGGGCTGCGACACGATGTTGCTGTGCAGCAACGTCCAGCCGGATTGTTCCGCCGACGTTGAGCTACAGGTCGCTGACCTGCGTGCGC
This Klebsiella sp. RHBSTW-00484 DNA region includes the following protein-coding sequences:
- the pykF gene encoding pyruvate kinase PykF — translated: MKKTKIVCTIGPKTESEEMLTKMLDAGMNVMRLNFSHGDYAEHGQRIQNLRNVMSKTGKKAAILLDTKGPEIRTIKLEGGNDVSLKAGQTFTFTTDKTVVGNNDIVAVTYEGFTSDLSVGNTVLVDDGLIGMEVTAIEGNKVVCKVLNNGDLGENKGVNLPGVSIALPALAEKDKQDLIFGCEQGVDFVAASFIRKRSDVVEIREHLKAHGGEKIQIISKIENQEGLNNFDEILEASDGIMVARGDLGVEIPVEEVIFAQKMMIEKCIRARKVVITATQMLDSMIKNPRPTRAEAGDVANAILDGTDAVMLSGESAKGKYPLEAVTIMATICERTDRVMTSRLEFNNDNRKLRITEAVCRGAVETAEKLEAPLIVVATQGGKSARAVRKYFPDATILALTTNETTARQLVLTKGVVAQLVEDISSTDAFYIQGKELALQSGLARKGDVVVMVSGALVPSGTTNTASVHVL
- the fumD gene encoding fumarate hydratase FumD, which encodes MGNKAKDDELYQEMCRVVGKVVLEMRDLGQEPKHIVIAGVLRTALANSHVQRSELTQEAMAKVVHALSGN
- the ynhH gene encoding protein YnhH, producing the protein MIFSAKLVNKSAFSRYLSCQLVKKRVADNHRISLLFVKCMAIEMKHGFHFLFWIWQRIMPSKFLLNGFSALDCMTKRITHCLFSWAEPPAHFLLHALMLSPILRAWHSNFRNTGLTPWQCAHGVRIPYPYPSQLKD
- a CDS encoding TetR/AcrR family transcriptional regulator gives rise to the protein MSAVAHDEAQSLKERIFAAAITVFAEHGLSGARMEQIATEAQTTKRMVVYYFKTKEQLYQAVLQHIYARIRETEQQLGLENVPPVEALVQLVKWSVRYHATHADYMRVICMENMQRGKWLKNSGQLKPLNRTALSILEDILQRGQQQGVFQAGLEARDVHRLISSFSFYQVSNFYTFSSLYLDDPLPEIDDEAMVTHHCDIAVKAVVRFVIS